A single Lolium perenne isolate Kyuss_39 chromosome 6, Kyuss_2.0, whole genome shotgun sequence DNA region contains:
- the LOC127306991 gene encoding protein PEROXIN-4 isoform X1 — protein MYERREGFSRATKHTLTNQTTRFRLSRYGEKVHHATKRAPLEYTPVPPFLRSLLCPPILRNSFCFDPPKGEKKQRILRSEAHRTPAAESNRLGASSSCAQLDWRGLKIHPDGISLLASRARLFKEYKEVQREKSADPDIQLICDDSNIFKWTALIKGPSETPFEGGVFQLAFSIPEQYPLLPPQVRFMTKIFHPNVHFKTGEICLDILKNAWSPAWTLQSVCRAIIALMAHPEADSPLNCDSGNLLRSGDIRGYQSMARMYTRLAAMPKKD, from the exons ATGTACGAGAGGAGAGAGGGATTctcccgggctaccaaacacaccctaaccaACCAAACGACTCGATTTCGTCTCTCCAGATACGGGGAAAAAGTCCACCACGCTACCAAACGCGCGCCCCTAGAGTATACCCCCGTTCCCCCGTTCCTCCGTTCCCTTCTTTGTCCACCCATCCTGAGAAATTCCTTTTGCTTCGATCCACCAAAAGGAGAAAAAAAACAGCGAATCCTCCGATCCGAGGCACACCGCACTCCCGCCGCTGAATCGAACAGACTCGGCGCCAGTTCCTCCTGCGCTCAATTGGATTGGCGTGGATTAAAGATCCAtccggacgggatttctttgttg GCATCTAGAGCTAGGCTCTTCAAGGAGTACAAGGAGGTGCAGCGAGAAAAGTCAGCGGACCCAGATATCCAATTAATCTGCGATGATTCAAATATATTCAAGTGGACTGCTCTAATCAAG GGCCCATCAGAGACACCTTTTGAAGGTGGTGTATTTCAACTCGCATTCTCAATACCTGAGCAGTACCCTCTGCTGCCTCCACAAGTCCGCTTCATGACCAAAATTTTCCACCCAAATGTTCACTTCAAG ACAGGTGAAATATGCCTGGATATATTGAAGAATGCTTGGAGCCCTGCATGGACCCTACAGTCTGTTTGCAGAGCCATAATTGCTTTGATGGCCCATCCAGAAGCAGATAGCCCACTTAACTGTGATTCAG GCAATCTCCTGCGCTCAGGCGATATTAGAGGCTATCAATCTATGGCACGGATGTATACTAGGCTAgctgccatgccaaagaaagattaA
- the LOC127306991 gene encoding protein PEROXIN-4 isoform X2, with translation MQASRARLFKEYKEVQREKSADPDIQLICDDSNIFKWTALIKGPSETPFEGGVFQLAFSIPEQYPLLPPQVRFMTKIFHPNVHFKTGEICLDILKNAWSPAWTLQSVCRAIIALMAHPEADSPLNCDSGNLLRSGDIRGYQSMARMYTRLAAMPKKD, from the exons ATGCAG GCATCTAGAGCTAGGCTCTTCAAGGAGTACAAGGAGGTGCAGCGAGAAAAGTCAGCGGACCCAGATATCCAATTAATCTGCGATGATTCAAATATATTCAAGTGGACTGCTCTAATCAAG GGCCCATCAGAGACACCTTTTGAAGGTGGTGTATTTCAACTCGCATTCTCAATACCTGAGCAGTACCCTCTGCTGCCTCCACAAGTCCGCTTCATGACCAAAATTTTCCACCCAAATGTTCACTTCAAG ACAGGTGAAATATGCCTGGATATATTGAAGAATGCTTGGAGCCCTGCATGGACCCTACAGTCTGTTTGCAGAGCCATAATTGCTTTGATGGCCCATCCAGAAGCAGATAGCCCACTTAACTGTGATTCAG GCAATCTCCTGCGCTCAGGCGATATTAGAGGCTATCAATCTATGGCACGGATGTATACTAGGCTAgctgccatgccaaagaaagattaA